From Fusarium poae strain DAOMC 252244 chromosome Unknown contig_3, whole genome shotgun sequence, one genomic window encodes:
- a CDS encoding uncharacterized protein (TransMembrane:7 (o20-41i53-77o97-118i130-150o170-193i205-224o230-254i)): MSTTYPPLYPLSNDNRAGVVVITAVVTAVFTLIVLTIKCSVRPGVSITNPSDIVILISITTYLIETAFVVVACNHGLGQPQGVLPANNVETVKRTLLVSQLLGLLSFACSKLSVCLLINRLWKFGKLRWANMILVALVFLWVVAGLPLLITGCAGGESWGSEQCPVSRSAHIFNGLINIMTDSALCILAFVLISMIKSGKGHLMLLFNCRIITVVPMIIDLSTFGPLSDATWVLATTMICFQVSLCLSIITACISSLKVVGDIFLGGDGVDGRECHELTRLGVCNASRSVEYHQGRYYKTHPTLNRNFGDEERTIALSTTRTGGESVERLNPGS, translated from the exons ATGTCCACTACCTACCCTCCCTTATACCCTCTGAGTAATGACAATCGCGCTGGCGTTGTCGTGATCACCGCGGTTGTTACCGCTGTTTTTACACTTATTgtcctcacaatcaaatgtTCCGTCCGGCCTGGCGTCTCGATAACGAACCCGTCCGACATTGTGATACTCATCAGCATAACAACATACCTTATAGAGACCGCCTTCGTTGTAGTTGCATGCAACCATGGTTTAGGACAACCGCAGGGAGTGCTCCCAGCAAATAACGTCGAGACAGTCAAAAGA ACTCTACTCGTATCACAGCTTCTGGGCCTGTTGAGCTTTGCCTGTTCAAAGCTTTCGGTCTGTCTACTTATCAACCGGTTGTGGAAGTTTGGTAAACTCCGATGGGCGAATATGATTCTCGTCGCGCTTGTCTTCCTATGGGTTGTTGCAGGCCTCCCGCTTCTCATAACCGGATGCGCAGGGGGGGAATCATGGGGCTCTGAGCAATGTCCGGTCAGTCGATCGGCACATATCTTCAACGGCCTCATAAACATCATGACAGATTCCGCGCTTTGCATCCTTGCCTTTGTATTAATTAGCATGATCAAATCTGGAAAGGGACATCTCATGCTCCTTTTCAACTGTCGCATAAT CACGGTGGTGCCAATGATTATTGACCTCAGCACATTCGGGCCTCTATCTGATGCAACCTGGGTACTTGCCACAACTATGATCTGCTTCCAAGTCTCATTGTGTCTCTCAATCATCACGGCCTGTATATCGAGTCTCAAGGTTGTGGGGGATATTTTTTTAGGGGGGGATGGGGTGGACGGTCGAGAGTGTCACGAGCTGACGAGGCTTGGGGTTTGCAATGCCTCGCGTTCGGTCGAATATCACCAGGGCAGATACTATAAAACACATCCGACGCTTAATAGAAACTTTGGAGATGAAGAAAGGACCATAGCGCTGTCGACGACACGGACGGGAGGCGAAAGTGTCGAGCGATTGAATCCTGGGTCCTGA
- a CDS encoding uncharacterized protein (TransMembrane:12 (i38-61o67-87i124-146o158-179i191-209o229-246i267-289o318-343i364-384o390-412i433-452o464-485i)): protein MAVLDNEMSVCGGHEDLRPRPEVGRQIVKRRTFSGVQLFAFSLTYMAVWESMIGNLYAALYNGGPQPLVFGFIIVFLGAMSQAGSICEMASMKPVAGAQYQWTSDLAPERCRTFAAWLQGWSTWFGYMSIVAGMANVTIIFLQSIVKLNYPDFVPGGWKTSVLVIFMFTIIGAVNIFGFKLIPWIEMVAGVLHVALFIVIAVVLAVSGTRNSGVFWLSKNSSSGWQDGFVSWNMGMVASVWAFTGFDGAMHMSEDTRKAKSAVPQAIFWSIVLNGILGFCMVNVLVLTMGSPEEVLAMDNPIIAILMRTTGSKAATTVLMSAFSIVNLSCNIANVASVSRLTSAWARDDGLPRQLSFIDETRNVPIKAVCLTAVIPSALCLLNIGNGPYIAFGALTSLSSISLYTSYAIAIASMLYARFIGSVKLGKWNLGRCGVYVNTFALAFTLYVMVFLPFPSTLPVTPSNMNYCGPLMVSVLVMVVLYWFIRARNNTWKRPDDGIARRVMETDEI from the exons ATGGCTGTTCTGGACAATGAAATGTCTGTCTGCGGCGGCCACGAAGATCTCAGACCAAGACCCGAGGTGGGAAGGCAGATTGTGAAGAGGAGAACCTTCTCAGGTGTACAGCTGTTTGCCTTTTCGTTGACATACATGGCCGTTTGGGAGAGTATGATCGG AAATCTGTACGCGGCGCTCTATAACGGTGGCCCGCAACCCCTCGTTTTCGGCTTCATTATAGTTTTCCTTGGTGCCATGTCGCAGGCGGGTTCCATCTGTGAGATGGCATCAATGAAGCCGGTTGCCGGTGCACAGTATCAATGGACCTCTGATCTTGCGCCTGAGAGATGCAGAACCTTTGCGGCATGGCTGCAAGGTTGGTCGACATGGTTCGGTTACATGTCGATTGTGGCAGGCATGGCCAATGTCACAATCATATTTCTGCAAAGTATTGTGAAGCTTAATTATCCCGACTTTGTTCCTGGTGGATGGAAAACCTCCGTTCTTGTCATTTTCATGTTCACAATCATCGGAGCTGTGAACATCTTTGGCTTCAAACTCATTCCCTGGATCGAGATGGTAGCCGGCGTATTGCACGTTGCCTTGTTTATTGTCATCGCCGTCGTCCTCGCTGTCTCCGGAACACGGAACAGTGGTGTCTTTTGGCTCTCGAAAAATTCATCTTCCGGATGGCAGGATGGATTTGTCTCGTGGAATATGGGTATGGTGGCAAGCGTTTGGGCTTTCACAGGCTTCGATGGCGCCATGCACATGAGTGAAGACACGCGCAAAGCCAAATCTGCCGTACCTCAAGCGATATTCTGGTCCATCGTGTTGAACGGCATCCTTGGATTTTGCATGGTTAACGTCCTTGTCTTGACTATGGGTTCGCCGGAGGAGGTCCTTGCGATGGACAATCCGATCATCGCCATTCTCATGCGCACCACCGGGTCAAAGGCTGCTACTACAGTTTTGATGTCAGCGTTTTCCATAGTCAACCTCAGCTGCAACATAGCGAACGTTGCTAGCGTCTCCCGTCTAACATCCGCTTGGGCGCGAGATGATGGATTGCCAAGACAACTTTCCTTTATCGATGAAACAAGGAATGTCCCTATCAAAGCAGTATGCCTCACGGCTGTCATCCCGAGCGCGCTCTGTCTGCTCAATATTGGAAATGGCCCTTACATCGCCTTTGGAGCCTTGACGTCGCTCTCGTCAATCTCCCTATATACCAGCTATGCCATTGCTATTGCGAGCATGTTGTATGCCCGCTTCATCGGGTCCGTCAAACTCGGTAAGTGGAACCTTGGACGATGCGGAGTGTATGTCAACACTTTCGCGCTGGCATTCACCTTGTACGTCATGGTGTTCTTGCCTTTtccttccacacttcctgtCACTCCATCAAACATGAATTACTGCGGGCCGTTGATGGTGTCCGTGCTCGTAATGGTGGTTCTGTACTGGTTTATAAGGGCTCGGAACAATACATGGAAGCGGCCAGACGATGGGATTGCGCGTCGGGTCATGGAAACGGACGAAATTTGA